The following are encoded in a window of Carya illinoinensis cultivar Pawnee chromosome 15, C.illinoinensisPawnee_v1, whole genome shotgun sequence genomic DNA:
- the LOC122297390 gene encoding serine/threonine-protein kinase prpf4B-like isoform X3 — protein MASESHDKHRRSSSLEDDAERFSKRHTHRHHRHHHRSKKREDETKREGDDINRASPSPPPVAIIKFRPDDDVEEGEILEEDGFGFGGGEQEIAERKSESDEESRKNVTSGVHSQSDRRNLGHRAKHGSSHHEVGVHEEDILGNKGRNMKTLEDDKNEEDLLTDFKLDKEDKAYSCSGVGTEIGNEVSFPRNSSVEPQYGSRGQVNGILDHKDEKMRPRESGSPSKRIGRGNTYYNDEKVEVYISKLSTQGNSSSQSIGDHEEIRTRSRSMSIYHARERSRSRSIIEEEEAHSKKGRYYEHDASLSTDKGKFVYASDDERMARQSKDRRHYSRDVVRDVDRKRSPSYNRYIVEDRLRSRGTQGRERSRDREMHRELRKEKERERIRNSEMDRAQRRDRERDRSKDRDRERRIERDRSREREMDRNRREKERENTKDIEVDRYGKREKERDRSKASERERVKDTEREKDRDKVWKERENDRERQNDTKWNKDRSIMRDKEKYEYLEDGYDNGDRYKHSRHSRHDEKYYDQEKMKKAHSTKVPGSRSNSLEGNRDKLKRDDDEQGDYEEGIELQFGEQEEEDLNRIKEESRRRRQAILEKYKSQPRSEDIEKDKEPAHDPDQSVAATDVVPEVGDGRSDVLDVYVTEPSFSVGKSPPNGVAGLEKTIGAGGLGEGSPKSERSNDKFCDDIFGETPTRVRKMCKGEGLQIERSGLRDNWDDAEGYYGYRFGEILDGRYEVTAAHGKGVFSTVVRAKNLKAGNDELEEVAIKIIRSNDTMYKAGLEELVILKKLVGADPDDKRHCVRFISSFKYRNHLCLVFESLHMNLREVLKKFGRNIGLKLTAVRAYAKQLFIALKHLRNCGVLHCDIKPDNMLVNEAKNMLKLCDFGNAMFAGKNEITPYLVSRFYRAPEIILGLPYDHPLDIWSVGCCLYELYTGKVLFPGATNNDMLRLHMELKGPFPKKMLRKGAFTNLHFDQDLNFHATEDDPVTKKTIKRIILNVKPKDISSIITGAPGEDPKMLANFKDLLEKNFVLDPDKRMTVSQALTHPFITVLAWLKSKWGDVWSGGHLLAGSFVDCTVSIDVCHCFEATLHCLDA, from the exons ATGGCCAGCGAATCCCATGATAAGCACCGGAGGTCTTCATCGTTGGAAGACGATGCCGAGAGGTTCTCGAAGCGCCACACGCATCGTCACCACCGGCATCACCACCGCAGCAAGAAACGAGAAGATGAAACCAAACGTGAGGGTGACGATATCAATCGCgcttctccttctcctcctccagTGGCTATTATTAAATTTCGCCCCGATGACGATGTGGAGGAGGGTGAGATTCTTGAAGAGGATGGTTTCGGTTTCGGTGGTGGCGAGCAGGAGATTGCGGAAAGGAAATCTGAGTCGGACGAAGAGTCTCGGAAAAATGTAACCTCTGGTGTTCACTCTCAATCGGACCGACGGAATCTG GGACATCGTGCTAAGCATGGCTCGTCTCATCATGAAGTTGGTGTACACGAAGAAGACATTCTAGGGAACAAGGGTAGAAATATGAAGACACTGGAGGACGACAAGAATGAAGAAGATTTGTTGACTGATTTCAAATTAGATAAGGAAGACAAAGCTTATAGCTGTAGTGGTGTTGGTACTGAGATAGGCAATGAAGTTTCTTTTCCAAGAAACTCAAGTGTTGAGCCTCAATATGGCTCAAGGGGCCAAGTCAATGGAATTTTGGATCACAAAGATGAAAAGATGCGGCCGAGGGAGTCTGGGTCCCCTTCTAAACGAATTGGCAGGGGAAATACttattataatgatgaaaaggTCGAGGTCTATATAAGCAAGTTAAGCACTCAGGGAAACTCGTCCTCTCAAAGCATAGGTGACCATGAGGAAATTCGTACTAGGAGCAGATCTATGTCAATTTATCATGCTAGGGAAAGATCTCGTTCCCGTAGCATaatagaagaggaggaggcccaTTCAAAAAAAGGACGTTACTATGAGCATGATGCCTCATTATCGACTGATAAAGGTAAGTTTGTGTATGCCTCTGATGATGAAAGGATGGCTCGGCAAAGTAAGGATAGACGGCATTATAGTAGAGATGTAGTCAGGGATGTGGACAGGAAACGTAGTCCTAGTTACAATAGGTATATTGTAGAGGACAGGCTTAGGAGTCGGGGTACACAAGGGAGAGAGAGGAGTAGGGATAGGGAGATGCATAGGGAGTTGAGGAAGGAAAAGGAACGAGAAAGGATCAGAAACAGTGAGATGGATAGGGCTCAAAGGAGGGATAGAGAACGGGACAGGAGTAAGGATAGGGATAGGGAAAGGCGGATAGAACGAGATAGAAGCAGGGAAAGAGAGATGGACAGGAATAGAAGGgagaaggaaagagaaaataCCAAAGACATTGAGGTAGATAGATACGGGAAAAGGGAGAAGGAAAGGGATAGGAGCAAAGCtagtgaaagagagagagttaaggACACAGAAAGGGAGAAGGATAGGGACAAAGTTTGGAAGGAGAGGGAGAATGATAGGGAGAGGCAAAATGACACAAAATGGAATAAGGATAGGAGCATTATGAGGGATAAGGAGAAGTATGAATATCTTGAGGATGGCTATGATAATGGAGATAGATATAAACATTCTAGACACTCGAGACATGATGAAAAGTATTACGAccaggaaaaaatgaaaaaagcgCATTCAACAAAGGTTCCTGGTTCTAGGAGTAATTCATTGGAAGGAAATAGAGACAAACTGAAAAG AGATGATGATGAACAAGGAGACTACGAAGAAGGGATTGAGTTGCAGTTTGGTGAGCAGGAAGAGGAGGATCTCAACAGAATCAAGGAGGAGAGTAGAAGGCGACGACAAGCCATCCTTGAAAAATATAAGAGTCAACCACGATCAGAAGATATAGAAAAAG ATAAGGAGCCTGCACATGATCCTGATCAATCGGTAGCTGCTACTGATGTTGTTCCAGAAGTTGGTGATGGTAGGAGTGATGTGTTAGATGTCTATGTCACTGAACCTTCATTTTCTGTTGGGAAATCACCTCCAAATGGGGTTGCTGGTTTGGAGAAGACTATCGGTGCTGGGGGGCTTGGAGAGGGCAGTCCGAAG AGTGAGAGGTCAAATGACAAGTTCTGTGATGATATTTTTGGTGAGACACCAACAAGAGTTCGCAAAATG TGCAAAGGAGAGGGTTTACAAATTGAAAGGAGTGGTCTTCGTGACAATTGGGATGATGCAGAGGGTTATTatg GCTACCGGTTTGGTGAAATACTTGATGGCCGATATGAAGTTACTGCTGCTCATGGTAAAGGCGTATTTTCTACTGTAGTTCGTGCAAAGAATCTAAAGGCTGGTAATGATGAACTGGAGGAAGTGGCAATAAAAATTATACGCAGTAATGATACAAT GTACAAGGCTGGTTTGGAGGAGCTAGTCATATTAAAGAAACTAGTAGGTGCAGATCCAGATGACAAGCGCCATTGTGTTCGATTTATCTCAAGTTTCAAGTACCGGAATCATCTTTGCTTAGTTTTTGAATCTCTTCATATGAATCTGCGTGAGGTTTTAAAGAAGTTTGGGCGCAATATTGGCCTTAAGCTAACTGCTGTGAGAGCATATGCGAAACAACTTTTTATTGCCCTGAAGCATCTGAGAAATTGTGGTGTTCTTCATTGTGATATAAAACCAGATAACATGCTG GTAAATGAGGCAAAAAATATGCTGAAGCTTTGTGACTTTGGAAATGCTATGTTTGCTGGTAAAAATGAAATTACACCATACCTTGTAAGCCGCTTTTATCGTGCCCCTGAAATAA TTCTTGGCTTGCCTTATGATCATCCATTGGATATTTGGTCAGTGGGTTGTTGTTTGTATGAGCTTTATACGGGAAAGGTTCTTTTTCCAGGTGCTACAAACAATGATATGCTACGCCTTCACATGGAATTGAAGGGCCCTTTCCCAAAGAAGATGCTCCGCAAG GGAGCATTTACAAATCTCCATTTTGATCAGGACTTGAATTTTCATGCTACAGAAGACGATCCTGTTACGAAAAAG ACTATAAAGCGGATAATTCTCAATGTAAAGCCTAAAGATATATCTTCAATTATTACAGGCGCTCCTGGTGAGGATCCGAAGATGTTAGCCAATTTTAAAGACCTTCTAGAAAAGAATTTTGTGTTGGATCCAGACAAAAGGATGACAGTGTCACAAGCATTGACCCATCCATTCATCACTG TTTTGGCGTGGTTGAAGTCAAAATGGGGTGATGTTTGGTCTGGAGGTCACTTGCTGGCGGGTTCTTTCGTGGATTGTACTGTTTCTATC GATGTCTGCCACTGCTTTGAGGCAACCCTCCACTGCTTAGATGCTTAA
- the LOC122297390 gene encoding serine/threonine-protein kinase prpf4B-like isoform X6 yields the protein MSELQKKFPVGLSVETDGLHFKFGHRAKHGSSHHEVGVHEEDILGNKGRNMKTLEDDKNEEDLLTDFKLDKEDKAYSCSGVGTEIGNEVSFPRNSSVEPQYGSRGQVNGILDHKDEKMRPRESGSPSKRIGRGNTYYNDEKVEVYISKLSTQGNSSSQSIGDHEEIRTRSRSMSIYHARERSRSRSIIEEEEAHSKKGRYYEHDASLSTDKGKFVYASDDERMARQSKDRRHYSRDVVRDVDRKRSPSYNRYIVEDRLRSRGTQGRERSRDREMHRELRKEKERERIRNSEMDRAQRRDRERDRSKDRDRERRIERDRSREREMDRNRREKERENTKDIEVDRYGKREKERDRSKASERERVKDTEREKDRDKVWKERENDRERQNDTKWNKDRSIMRDKEKYEYLEDGYDNGDRYKHSRHSRHDEKYYDQEKMKKAHSTKVPGSRSNSLEGNRDKLKRDDDEQGDYEEGIELQFGEQEEEDLNRIKEESRRRRQAILEKYKSQPRSEDIEKDKEPAHDPDQSVAATDVVPEVGDGRSDVLDVYVTEPSFSVGKSPPNGVAGLEKTIGAGGLGEGSPKSERSNDKFCDDIFGETPTRVRKMCKGEGLQIERSGLRDNWDDAEGYYGYRFGEILDGRYEVTAAHGKGVFSTVVRAKNLKAGNDELEEVAIKIIRSNDTMYKAGLEELVILKKLVGADPDDKRHCVRFISSFKYRNHLCLVFESLHMNLREVLKKFGRNIGLKLTAVRAYAKQLFIALKHLRNCGVLHCDIKPDNMLVNEAKNMLKLCDFGNAMFAGKNEITPYLVSRFYRAPEIILGLPYDHPLDIWSVGCCLYELYTGKVLFPGATNNDMLRLHMELKGPFPKKMLRKGAFTNLHFDQDLNFHATEDDPVTKKTIKRIILNVKPKDISSIITGAPGEDPKMLANFKDLLEKNFVLDPDKRMTVSQALTHPFITVLAWLKSKWGDVWSGGHLLAGSFVDCTVSIVRQLADGVFTIVIIVEYGHCENLFVYFHLCYNDCILYFKLDCF from the exons ATGAGTGAATTGCAAAAGAAGTTTCCCGTAGGCCTCTCAGTGGAGACTGATGGCTTACATTTTAAATTT GGACATCGTGCTAAGCATGGCTCGTCTCATCATGAAGTTGGTGTACACGAAGAAGACATTCTAGGGAACAAGGGTAGAAATATGAAGACACTGGAGGACGACAAGAATGAAGAAGATTTGTTGACTGATTTCAAATTAGATAAGGAAGACAAAGCTTATAGCTGTAGTGGTGTTGGTACTGAGATAGGCAATGAAGTTTCTTTTCCAAGAAACTCAAGTGTTGAGCCTCAATATGGCTCAAGGGGCCAAGTCAATGGAATTTTGGATCACAAAGATGAAAAGATGCGGCCGAGGGAGTCTGGGTCCCCTTCTAAACGAATTGGCAGGGGAAATACttattataatgatgaaaaggTCGAGGTCTATATAAGCAAGTTAAGCACTCAGGGAAACTCGTCCTCTCAAAGCATAGGTGACCATGAGGAAATTCGTACTAGGAGCAGATCTATGTCAATTTATCATGCTAGGGAAAGATCTCGTTCCCGTAGCATaatagaagaggaggaggcccaTTCAAAAAAAGGACGTTACTATGAGCATGATGCCTCATTATCGACTGATAAAGGTAAGTTTGTGTATGCCTCTGATGATGAAAGGATGGCTCGGCAAAGTAAGGATAGACGGCATTATAGTAGAGATGTAGTCAGGGATGTGGACAGGAAACGTAGTCCTAGTTACAATAGGTATATTGTAGAGGACAGGCTTAGGAGTCGGGGTACACAAGGGAGAGAGAGGAGTAGGGATAGGGAGATGCATAGGGAGTTGAGGAAGGAAAAGGAACGAGAAAGGATCAGAAACAGTGAGATGGATAGGGCTCAAAGGAGGGATAGAGAACGGGACAGGAGTAAGGATAGGGATAGGGAAAGGCGGATAGAACGAGATAGAAGCAGGGAAAGAGAGATGGACAGGAATAGAAGGgagaaggaaagagaaaataCCAAAGACATTGAGGTAGATAGATACGGGAAAAGGGAGAAGGAAAGGGATAGGAGCAAAGCtagtgaaagagagagagttaaggACACAGAAAGGGAGAAGGATAGGGACAAAGTTTGGAAGGAGAGGGAGAATGATAGGGAGAGGCAAAATGACACAAAATGGAATAAGGATAGGAGCATTATGAGGGATAAGGAGAAGTATGAATATCTTGAGGATGGCTATGATAATGGAGATAGATATAAACATTCTAGACACTCGAGACATGATGAAAAGTATTACGAccaggaaaaaatgaaaaaagcgCATTCAACAAAGGTTCCTGGTTCTAGGAGTAATTCATTGGAAGGAAATAGAGACAAACTGAAAAG AGATGATGATGAACAAGGAGACTACGAAGAAGGGATTGAGTTGCAGTTTGGTGAGCAGGAAGAGGAGGATCTCAACAGAATCAAGGAGGAGAGTAGAAGGCGACGACAAGCCATCCTTGAAAAATATAAGAGTCAACCACGATCAGAAGATATAGAAAAAG ATAAGGAGCCTGCACATGATCCTGATCAATCGGTAGCTGCTACTGATGTTGTTCCAGAAGTTGGTGATGGTAGGAGTGATGTGTTAGATGTCTATGTCACTGAACCTTCATTTTCTGTTGGGAAATCACCTCCAAATGGGGTTGCTGGTTTGGAGAAGACTATCGGTGCTGGGGGGCTTGGAGAGGGCAGTCCGAAG AGTGAGAGGTCAAATGACAAGTTCTGTGATGATATTTTTGGTGAGACACCAACAAGAGTTCGCAAAATG TGCAAAGGAGAGGGTTTACAAATTGAAAGGAGTGGTCTTCGTGACAATTGGGATGATGCAGAGGGTTATTatg GCTACCGGTTTGGTGAAATACTTGATGGCCGATATGAAGTTACTGCTGCTCATGGTAAAGGCGTATTTTCTACTGTAGTTCGTGCAAAGAATCTAAAGGCTGGTAATGATGAACTGGAGGAAGTGGCAATAAAAATTATACGCAGTAATGATACAAT GTACAAGGCTGGTTTGGAGGAGCTAGTCATATTAAAGAAACTAGTAGGTGCAGATCCAGATGACAAGCGCCATTGTGTTCGATTTATCTCAAGTTTCAAGTACCGGAATCATCTTTGCTTAGTTTTTGAATCTCTTCATATGAATCTGCGTGAGGTTTTAAAGAAGTTTGGGCGCAATATTGGCCTTAAGCTAACTGCTGTGAGAGCATATGCGAAACAACTTTTTATTGCCCTGAAGCATCTGAGAAATTGTGGTGTTCTTCATTGTGATATAAAACCAGATAACATGCTG GTAAATGAGGCAAAAAATATGCTGAAGCTTTGTGACTTTGGAAATGCTATGTTTGCTGGTAAAAATGAAATTACACCATACCTTGTAAGCCGCTTTTATCGTGCCCCTGAAATAA TTCTTGGCTTGCCTTATGATCATCCATTGGATATTTGGTCAGTGGGTTGTTGTTTGTATGAGCTTTATACGGGAAAGGTTCTTTTTCCAGGTGCTACAAACAATGATATGCTACGCCTTCACATGGAATTGAAGGGCCCTTTCCCAAAGAAGATGCTCCGCAAG GGAGCATTTACAAATCTCCATTTTGATCAGGACTTGAATTTTCATGCTACAGAAGACGATCCTGTTACGAAAAAG ACTATAAAGCGGATAATTCTCAATGTAAAGCCTAAAGATATATCTTCAATTATTACAGGCGCTCCTGGTGAGGATCCGAAGATGTTAGCCAATTTTAAAGACCTTCTAGAAAAGAATTTTGTGTTGGATCCAGACAAAAGGATGACAGTGTCACAAGCATTGACCCATCCATTCATCACTG TTTTGGCGTGGTTGAAGTCAAAATGGGGTGATGTTTGGTCTGGAGGTCACTTGCTGGCGGGTTCTTTCGTGGATTGTACTGTTTCTATCGTAAGACAACTTGCTGACGGCGTTTTTACAATTGTAATCATAGTTGAATATGGCCATTGTGAAAATTTGTTTGTCTATTTTCATCTGTGCTACAATGATTGTATTTTGTACTTCAAACTTGACTGTTTCTAA
- the LOC122297390 gene encoding serine/threonine-protein kinase prpf4B-like isoform X2 produces MASESHDKHRRSSSLEDDAERFSKRHTHRHHRHHHRSKKREDETKREGDDINRASPSPPPVAIIKFRPDDDVEEGEILEEDGFGFGGGEQEIAERKSESDEESRKNVTSGVHSQSDRRNLGHRAKHGSSHHEVGVHEEDILGNKGRNMKTLEDDKNEEDLLTDFKLDKEDKAYSCSGVGTEIGNEVSFPRNSSVEPQYGSRGQVNGILDHKDEKMRPRESGSPSKRIGRGNTYYNDEKVEVYISKLSTQGNSSSQSIGDHEEIRTRSRSMSIYHARERSRSRSIIEEEEAHSKKGRYYEHDASLSTDKGKFVYASDDERMARQSKDRRHYSRDVVRDVDRKRSPSYNRYIVEDRLRSRGTQGRERSRDREMHRELRKEKERERIRNSEMDRAQRRDRERDRSKDRDRERRIERDRSREREMDRNRREKERENTKDIEVDRYGKREKERDRSKASERERVKDTEREKDRDKVWKERENDRERQNDTKWNKDRSIMRDKEKYEYLEDGYDNGDRYKHSRHSRHDEKYYDQEKMKKAHSTKVPGSRSNSLEGNRDKLKRDDDEQGDYEEGIELQFGEQEEEDLNRIKEESRRRRQAILEKYKSQPRSEDIEKEVGDGRSDVLDVYVTEPSFSVGKSPPNGVAGLEKTIGAGGLGEGSPKSERSNDKFCDDIFGETPTRVRKMCKGEGLQIERSGLRDNWDDAEGYYGYRFGEILDGRYEVTAAHGKGVFSTVVRAKNLKAGNDELEEVAIKIIRSNDTMYKAGLEELVILKKLVGADPDDKRHCVRFISSFKYRNHLCLVFESLHMNLREVLKKFGRNIGLKLTAVRAYAKQLFIALKHLRNCGVLHCDIKPDNMLVNEAKNMLKLCDFGNAMFAGKNEITPYLVSRFYRAPEIILGLPYDHPLDIWSVGCCLYELYTGKVLFPGATNNDMLRLHMELKGPFPKKMLRKGAFTNLHFDQDLNFHATEDDPVTKKTIKRIILNVKPKDISSIITGAPGEDPKMLANFKDLLEKNFVLDPDKRMTVSQALTHPFITVLAWLKSKWGDVWSGGHLLAGSFVDCTVSIVRQLADGVFTIVIIVEYGHCENLFVYFHLCYNDCILYFKLDCF; encoded by the exons ATGGCCAGCGAATCCCATGATAAGCACCGGAGGTCTTCATCGTTGGAAGACGATGCCGAGAGGTTCTCGAAGCGCCACACGCATCGTCACCACCGGCATCACCACCGCAGCAAGAAACGAGAAGATGAAACCAAACGTGAGGGTGACGATATCAATCGCgcttctccttctcctcctccagTGGCTATTATTAAATTTCGCCCCGATGACGATGTGGAGGAGGGTGAGATTCTTGAAGAGGATGGTTTCGGTTTCGGTGGTGGCGAGCAGGAGATTGCGGAAAGGAAATCTGAGTCGGACGAAGAGTCTCGGAAAAATGTAACCTCTGGTGTTCACTCTCAATCGGACCGACGGAATCTG GGACATCGTGCTAAGCATGGCTCGTCTCATCATGAAGTTGGTGTACACGAAGAAGACATTCTAGGGAACAAGGGTAGAAATATGAAGACACTGGAGGACGACAAGAATGAAGAAGATTTGTTGACTGATTTCAAATTAGATAAGGAAGACAAAGCTTATAGCTGTAGTGGTGTTGGTACTGAGATAGGCAATGAAGTTTCTTTTCCAAGAAACTCAAGTGTTGAGCCTCAATATGGCTCAAGGGGCCAAGTCAATGGAATTTTGGATCACAAAGATGAAAAGATGCGGCCGAGGGAGTCTGGGTCCCCTTCTAAACGAATTGGCAGGGGAAATACttattataatgatgaaaaggTCGAGGTCTATATAAGCAAGTTAAGCACTCAGGGAAACTCGTCCTCTCAAAGCATAGGTGACCATGAGGAAATTCGTACTAGGAGCAGATCTATGTCAATTTATCATGCTAGGGAAAGATCTCGTTCCCGTAGCATaatagaagaggaggaggcccaTTCAAAAAAAGGACGTTACTATGAGCATGATGCCTCATTATCGACTGATAAAGGTAAGTTTGTGTATGCCTCTGATGATGAAAGGATGGCTCGGCAAAGTAAGGATAGACGGCATTATAGTAGAGATGTAGTCAGGGATGTGGACAGGAAACGTAGTCCTAGTTACAATAGGTATATTGTAGAGGACAGGCTTAGGAGTCGGGGTACACAAGGGAGAGAGAGGAGTAGGGATAGGGAGATGCATAGGGAGTTGAGGAAGGAAAAGGAACGAGAAAGGATCAGAAACAGTGAGATGGATAGGGCTCAAAGGAGGGATAGAGAACGGGACAGGAGTAAGGATAGGGATAGGGAAAGGCGGATAGAACGAGATAGAAGCAGGGAAAGAGAGATGGACAGGAATAGAAGGgagaaggaaagagaaaataCCAAAGACATTGAGGTAGATAGATACGGGAAAAGGGAGAAGGAAAGGGATAGGAGCAAAGCtagtgaaagagagagagttaaggACACAGAAAGGGAGAAGGATAGGGACAAAGTTTGGAAGGAGAGGGAGAATGATAGGGAGAGGCAAAATGACACAAAATGGAATAAGGATAGGAGCATTATGAGGGATAAGGAGAAGTATGAATATCTTGAGGATGGCTATGATAATGGAGATAGATATAAACATTCTAGACACTCGAGACATGATGAAAAGTATTACGAccaggaaaaaatgaaaaaagcgCATTCAACAAAGGTTCCTGGTTCTAGGAGTAATTCATTGGAAGGAAATAGAGACAAACTGAAAAG AGATGATGATGAACAAGGAGACTACGAAGAAGGGATTGAGTTGCAGTTTGGTGAGCAGGAAGAGGAGGATCTCAACAGAATCAAGGAGGAGAGTAGAAGGCGACGACAAGCCATCCTTGAAAAATATAAGAGTCAACCACGATCAGAAGATATAGAAAAAG AAGTTGGTGATGGTAGGAGTGATGTGTTAGATGTCTATGTCACTGAACCTTCATTTTCTGTTGGGAAATCACCTCCAAATGGGGTTGCTGGTTTGGAGAAGACTATCGGTGCTGGGGGGCTTGGAGAGGGCAGTCCGAAG AGTGAGAGGTCAAATGACAAGTTCTGTGATGATATTTTTGGTGAGACACCAACAAGAGTTCGCAAAATG TGCAAAGGAGAGGGTTTACAAATTGAAAGGAGTGGTCTTCGTGACAATTGGGATGATGCAGAGGGTTATTatg GCTACCGGTTTGGTGAAATACTTGATGGCCGATATGAAGTTACTGCTGCTCATGGTAAAGGCGTATTTTCTACTGTAGTTCGTGCAAAGAATCTAAAGGCTGGTAATGATGAACTGGAGGAAGTGGCAATAAAAATTATACGCAGTAATGATACAAT GTACAAGGCTGGTTTGGAGGAGCTAGTCATATTAAAGAAACTAGTAGGTGCAGATCCAGATGACAAGCGCCATTGTGTTCGATTTATCTCAAGTTTCAAGTACCGGAATCATCTTTGCTTAGTTTTTGAATCTCTTCATATGAATCTGCGTGAGGTTTTAAAGAAGTTTGGGCGCAATATTGGCCTTAAGCTAACTGCTGTGAGAGCATATGCGAAACAACTTTTTATTGCCCTGAAGCATCTGAGAAATTGTGGTGTTCTTCATTGTGATATAAAACCAGATAACATGCTG GTAAATGAGGCAAAAAATATGCTGAAGCTTTGTGACTTTGGAAATGCTATGTTTGCTGGTAAAAATGAAATTACACCATACCTTGTAAGCCGCTTTTATCGTGCCCCTGAAATAA TTCTTGGCTTGCCTTATGATCATCCATTGGATATTTGGTCAGTGGGTTGTTGTTTGTATGAGCTTTATACGGGAAAGGTTCTTTTTCCAGGTGCTACAAACAATGATATGCTACGCCTTCACATGGAATTGAAGGGCCCTTTCCCAAAGAAGATGCTCCGCAAG GGAGCATTTACAAATCTCCATTTTGATCAGGACTTGAATTTTCATGCTACAGAAGACGATCCTGTTACGAAAAAG ACTATAAAGCGGATAATTCTCAATGTAAAGCCTAAAGATATATCTTCAATTATTACAGGCGCTCCTGGTGAGGATCCGAAGATGTTAGCCAATTTTAAAGACCTTCTAGAAAAGAATTTTGTGTTGGATCCAGACAAAAGGATGACAGTGTCACAAGCATTGACCCATCCATTCATCACTG TTTTGGCGTGGTTGAAGTCAAAATGGGGTGATGTTTGGTCTGGAGGTCACTTGCTGGCGGGTTCTTTCGTGGATTGTACTGTTTCTATCGTAAGACAACTTGCTGACGGCGTTTTTACAATTGTAATCATAGTTGAATATGGCCATTGTGAAAATTTGTTTGTCTATTTTCATCTGTGCTACAATGATTGTATTTTGTACTTCAAACTTGACTGTTTCTAA